Proteins found in one Fundulus heteroclitus isolate FHET01 unplaced genomic scaffold, MU-UCD_Fhet_4.1 scaffold_54, whole genome shotgun sequence genomic segment:
- the spata2 gene encoding spermatogenesis-associated protein 2 produces the protein MDAKLREDLFRRYVAALEKRLEAGTGTTPEADRNRHKDSEALLSTATALLGAYQPDPGQRFRMVRFYEMVENSLRCQRGGSLKSLERAFHTLETICTNLLLFPWKKEFRSIKTFTGPYVYHLQSAISDAELRTLMRTIGYSCDHDSQFRLLDHPADTGHLRQLAFELFLAQAECRLLGEVVALARGSASELEALELRRGCRDDAAGCAEALRRRDSLGADMARLSVRPLDIERPHAHHLRRGSRPSKSVDVTDGAGHWHPAANKPVLKASLSLRKEPLFVDTEEDMKDEIIRPSTSASFFSIAGPPSYSPVADFFPMQSPPPVDPYTSYHMSSLDDIDLYTERGGVGTGGRQTPSRPPSREPRDARDGWLLKSHGSVKCQGCGLGCSTMASCQRCDMILCSACHDVEPSPCCGLQEYHPKSPRPLDGYMPVKEKLSVYSNAQSYPHLHPHPLTLTHSHSHPHPHPQMLEKPLMPTKLFPSKSVAMTTPKAGSTERVSMGGGSRCGFCNKPGASHTCVNCSKVSCDSCMGLYAKDVCTRKNPQHNFVPNHQLNFKSGTISHLVYR, from the exons ATGGATGCCAAGTTGAGAGAGGACCTGTTTCGGAGGTACGTGGCGGCGCTGGAGAAGCGCCTGGAGGCGGGGACGGGGACCACGCCGGAGGCCGACAGGAACCGACACAAGGACAGCGAGGCCCTTCTCTCCACGGCGACGGCTCTGCTCGGAGCCTATCAGCCGGACCCGGGGCAGAGGTTCCGCATGGTGCGCTTCTACGAGATGGTGGAGAACTCGCTGCGGTGCCAGAGGGGCGGCAGCCTCAAGAGCCTGGAGAGGGCATTTCATACCCTGGAGACCATCTGCACCAACCTCCTGCTCTTCCCTTGGAAAAAAGAGTTCCGGAGTATAAAG aCCTTCACGGGCCCGTACGTGTACCATTTGCAGTCGGCCATTTCTGACGCCGAGCTCCGAACCCTGATGCGCACCATCGGATACAGCTGTGACCACGATTCGCAGTTCCGTCTGCTGGACCACCCGGCGGACACGGGCCACCTCCGCCAGCTGGCGTTCGAGCTCTTCCTGGCCCAGGCCGAGTGCCGTCTTCTCGGGGAGGTGGTGGCTCTCGCCCGCGGCTCGGCCTCCGAGCTCGAAGCGCTGGAGCTCCGCCGGGGTTGCCGGGACGACGCCGCCGGCTGCGCCGAAGCGCTGCGGCGGCGCGACAGCCTCGGGGCGGACATGGCTCGCCTGTCCGTCAGACCGTTGGATATAGAAAGGCCTCACGCCCACCACCTGAGAAGAGGAAGCCGGCCGTCCAAGTCTGTGGATGTCACAGACGGGGCGGGCCACTGGCACCCGGCCGCTAACAAGCCCGTTCTGAAGGCGTCGCTGAGTCTGAGGAAGGAGCCTCTGTTTGTGGACACAGAGGAGGACATGAAGGATGAGATCATCAGGCCCAGCACCTCGGCATCCTTTTTCTCCATCGCCGGCCCGCCGTCCTACAGCCCCGTTGCAGACTTCTTCCCAATGCAGTCGCCCCCGCCGGTTGACCCGTACACCTCCTACCACATGTCGTCCTTGGACGACATCGACTTGTACACAGAGCGGGGCGGCGTCGGCACGGGGGGAAGGCAGACGCCGTCCCGGCCCCCGTCCAGAGAGCCGCGGGACGCCAGGGATGGCTGGCTGCTCAAATCCCACGGCAGCGTGAAGTGTCAGGGCTGCGGACTGGGGTGCTCCACGATGGCGTCCTGCCAGAGGTGCGACATGATTCTCTGCTCCGCCTGCCATGACGTCGAGCCGTCGCCCTGCTGCGGCCTGCAGGAGTACCACCCGAAATCCCCGCGCCCGCTAGACGGCTACATGCCCGTGAAGGAAAAGCTGTCCGTCTACTCCAACGCCCAGTCGTACCCGCACCTCCACCCGCACCCCCTCACCCTGACCCACTCTCATTCTCATCCCCACCCTCACCCCCAGATGTTGGAGAAACCCCTCATGCCCACCAAGCTGTTTCCCAGCAAGTCGGTGGCGATGACGACGCCGAAGGCCGGCAGCACGGAGCGCGTAAGCATGGGGGGGGGTTCACGGTGCGGGTTCTGCAACAAGCCCGGCGCGTCGCACACCTGCGTCAACTGCTCCAAGGTGTCGTGTGACTCGTGCATGGGCTTATATGCAAAGGACGTGTGCACACGGAAGAATCCTCAGCACAACTTCGTGCCCAACCATCAGCTCAACTTTAAATCTGGCACCATATCACACTTGGTGTACCGGTGA